The following proteins are co-located in the Dyadobacter chenwenxiniae genome:
- the lpxA gene encoding acyl-ACP--UDP-N-acetylglucosamine O-acyltransferase, with product MTQSLAYIHPDAKIAQNVEIEPFAMIHSDVEIGEGSWIGSHAVINSGARIGKNCRIFPGAVIASTPQDLKYNNEYTFTIIGDNTTIREYATISRGTEEHWKTVVGSDCLIMAYAHVAHDCRVGNSCIIGNNVQMAGHVHVGDWAIVSALSAVHQFVKIGSHAFVSGATLVRKDVPPFTKAAREPISYAGINSVGLRRRGYSNEKINEIQNIYRYIYMRGLNNAEALQKIELELPPSNERDVVINFIRNSERGIMKSPFQTNGTTETEAQP from the coding sequence ATGACTCAATCATTAGCATATATTCATCCTGACGCTAAGATCGCTCAGAATGTAGAAATTGAACCATTCGCAATGATACATTCCGATGTTGAAATTGGTGAGGGTTCATGGATCGGATCACACGCTGTTATTAATTCAGGCGCGAGAATAGGGAAAAACTGCCGGATTTTTCCGGGAGCAGTAATTGCATCGACGCCCCAGGATCTTAAATATAACAACGAATACACATTCACTATAATCGGTGATAACACCACCATCCGCGAGTATGCGACGATCAGCCGTGGAACCGAGGAGCATTGGAAAACGGTGGTCGGCTCTGACTGCCTGATTATGGCTTATGCGCACGTAGCGCACGATTGCCGGGTTGGAAACAGCTGCATCATTGGGAACAATGTGCAAATGGCCGGTCACGTACATGTAGGCGACTGGGCGATTGTGAGTGCATTAAGTGCTGTACATCAATTTGTTAAAATCGGTTCGCATGCGTTTGTATCAGGAGCAACATTGGTCCGCAAGGATGTGCCGCCGTTCACGAAAGCTGCGCGCGAGCCCATTTCCTATGCTGGGATTAATTCGGTCGGATTGAGAAGACGCGGTTATAGCAACGAGAAGATCAACGAGATCCAGAATATTTATCGCTACATCTACATGAGAGGCCTTAACAATGCGGAGGCCTTGCAAAAAATAGAACTTGAATTACCGCCATCCAACGAGCGGGATGTGGTAATTAACTTTATCCGTAATTCGGAAAGAGGGATCATGAAAAGTCCTTTTCAGACAAACGGAACTACCGAAACCGAAGCACAGCCGTAA
- a CDS encoding ABC transporter permease — protein MKNPPRLAKRFLKWFVAPHLLEVIEGDLEEEFSFQLKSVGARKARLRYWFEVLGFFRLRYIKRKASPDFYNPLFSQSMFKNYFKVAIRQLLKNKSLSFINILGLSLGMAFALLIGMWVRFEISFDGFNQHADRIALVMKHSLMNNEKNTSGSVMMPVYDELRGNYPEIEQVSRLDWGSVHSLVAGDRKFKKEGYYVDPSFLKIFTYPIIKGNPETALTDPNSIVLTQSLSKAIFGNTDPIGKVIRIDNKFDIQVTAVIQDVPANSSLQFEFLAPFEFNVANIPDVRESKTRWNNSFIGVVLQMKEGVNLDALSKKIGPMLKNKDPFIKTQMLSLYPMKRWHLYDDFQEWVNTGGQVIYVRLFGIIGAFVLLIACINFMNLSTARFEKRAKEVGIRKAVGSQRWQLVAQFLTESMLTAFLAFILSLSIMWLLLPHLGELGFKNIKLDFTDLSLWGTVLGVCLLTGLLAGSYPAAYLSSFVPVKVLKGKLQQGNAPVNFRKVLVVSQFFISIALIIASVIVYQQVNFAKSRSIGYNPNNLITLDASSDLIKNYNALKYDLLKTGHIEAVAKASSSMTWINNDFTHFSWEGKDPGNNVSINVVMTDWDYEKTTGLEFIAGRSFDKRYSTDSAAVILNEAALKLINYEDPIGKTMKLGDQVLTIIGVTKNVLMQNPFGAVKPGVILFNGNNVNALLIRLKDQQNLSKALAAIQPIVDKYNPSVPFEYHFADQAFEQKFTLANQMARLAGIFASLSIFISCLGLFGLAMFMAERRTKEITIRKILGATVTNLWLLLSGEFIWLVGIACILAAPVTLWAMNKWLQTYEYRIAIQWWLLPATFITALAIAFATVSFQAIKAAYINPSQTLRSE, from the coding sequence ATGAAAAATCCACCCCGCCTTGCAAAGCGATTTCTGAAATGGTTTGTAGCGCCGCACCTGTTGGAAGTGATCGAGGGCGATTTGGAAGAAGAATTTTCTTTCCAGCTTAAATCAGTGGGAGCCCGCAAAGCCAGACTTCGTTACTGGTTCGAGGTACTGGGTTTTTTTAGGTTAAGATATATCAAAAGGAAGGCAAGCCCCGATTTTTACAATCCACTATTCAGCCAGTCTATGTTTAAAAATTACTTCAAAGTGGCCATTCGCCAGCTGCTTAAAAACAAATCGCTTTCTTTCATAAACATTCTGGGACTGTCACTGGGAATGGCATTTGCGCTGCTCATTGGAATGTGGGTGCGGTTTGAAATCAGTTTTGATGGATTCAACCAGCATGCAGACCGTATTGCATTAGTGATGAAACACTCGCTGATGAATAACGAGAAAAATACTTCTGGGTCTGTTATGATGCCGGTTTATGATGAACTCCGAGGCAATTATCCTGAAATCGAGCAGGTATCGCGGCTTGATTGGGGCAGTGTACATAGCCTCGTGGCAGGTGACCGCAAGTTTAAAAAGGAAGGATACTATGTTGATCCTTCTTTCCTAAAGATCTTTACCTACCCAATCATAAAGGGAAATCCGGAAACTGCGCTGACCGATCCTAATAGTATTGTACTGACCCAATCGCTCTCAAAAGCCATTTTCGGGAATACAGATCCAATCGGAAAAGTCATCAGGATCGACAACAAATTTGATATTCAGGTTACCGCAGTGATTCAGGATGTACCCGCAAATTCGTCGTTGCAATTCGAATTTCTGGCCCCGTTTGAGTTCAATGTAGCCAACATCCCTGACGTGCGGGAATCAAAAACACGCTGGAACAACAGTTTCATCGGTGTGGTCCTGCAAATGAAAGAAGGCGTGAATCTGGACGCCCTTTCTAAGAAGATTGGCCCGATGCTCAAGAACAAAGATCCGTTTATAAAAACACAAATGTTATCGCTTTATCCGATGAAGCGGTGGCACTTATACGATGATTTCCAGGAATGGGTCAATACCGGCGGACAGGTTATTTATGTAAGGCTGTTCGGCATCATCGGTGCGTTTGTATTACTCATTGCCTGCATCAATTTTATGAATCTCAGCACGGCAAGATTCGAGAAGCGGGCCAAGGAAGTCGGTATCCGTAAAGCCGTCGGATCTCAAAGATGGCAGCTCGTTGCACAATTTTTGACCGAATCGATGCTGACAGCATTTTTGGCATTCATATTGTCTTTATCGATCATGTGGCTGCTGCTACCTCACTTAGGGGAACTGGGCTTTAAAAATATCAAGCTTGATTTCACTGACTTGTCATTATGGGGGACTGTTTTGGGAGTTTGTTTGCTAACAGGTCTGCTGGCGGGCAGCTATCCTGCGGCTTACCTTTCTTCTTTTGTTCCGGTTAAAGTATTGAAGGGGAAATTGCAGCAAGGTAATGCGCCGGTCAACTTTCGTAAGGTGCTGGTCGTTTCCCAATTCTTTATCTCAATTGCGCTGATTATAGCCTCGGTAATCGTTTATCAACAGGTTAATTTTGCCAAAAGCCGCTCCATTGGGTATAATCCCAATAATTTGATCACGCTGGATGCAAGCAGCGACCTGATCAAAAATTATAATGCGCTCAAATACGATCTGTTGAAAACCGGCCACATTGAAGCCGTGGCCAAAGCGTCAAGTTCCATGACCTGGATCAACAATGATTTTACGCATTTTAGCTGGGAGGGGAAGGATCCGGGTAATAATGTTAGTATTAATGTGGTGATGACCGACTGGGATTACGAAAAAACGACCGGACTCGAATTTATAGCCGGTCGATCCTTCGATAAGCGTTACAGTACCGACAGCGCAGCCGTAATTTTGAACGAAGCTGCATTAAAGCTGATCAACTACGAAGACCCGATCGGCAAAACCATGAAGTTGGGCGACCAGGTGCTGACTATCATTGGGGTGACTAAAAATGTATTAATGCAAAATCCATTCGGTGCGGTTAAGCCAGGAGTAATATTGTTTAATGGCAACAATGTTAATGCTTTGCTAATCCGACTAAAAGATCAGCAAAACCTGTCCAAAGCTTTGGCGGCTATCCAGCCAATTGTCGATAAATACAACCCATCCGTGCCTTTCGAGTATCACTTTGCTGATCAGGCATTTGAGCAGAAATTTACCTTAGCCAATCAGATGGCCAGGCTTGCCGGAATCTTTGCTTCTTTGAGCATTTTTATCTCGTGCCTCGGGCTGTTCGGTTTAGCCATGTTTATGGCAGAGCGTCGTACAAAAGAAATTACGATCCGTAAAATTCTGGGAGCAACGGTTACTAACCTGTGGCTGCTTCTGTCCGGCGAATTTATCTGGTTAGTGGGAATTGCATGTATTCTTGCTGCGCCAGTCACACTTTGGGCGATGAATAAGTGGCTTCAAACTTACGAGTACCGCATTGCAATTCAGTGGTGGCTACTTCCAGCAACATTCATCACTGCACTGGCAATCGCTTTTGCAACGGTAAGCTTTCAGGCTATCAAGGCAGCATATATCAACCCATCCCAAACATTACGATCGGAATGA
- a CDS encoding bifunctional UDP-3-O-[3-hydroxymyristoyl] N-acetylglucosamine deacetylase/3-hydroxyacyl-ACP dehydratase, with translation MNEKQQTISKSVSVTGVGLHTGVVATMTFVPAPANHGYKFQRIDLPDQPIVDADVDNVVDLSRGTTIEQNGARIHTVEHTLAALVGLQIDNVLIQLDGPEPPIMDGSSIKFVDALLDAGIEEQNAYRNYFEVPEYVHYMNKETDTELAALPLSDYRLTVMVDYNSTVISSQHASLNDITLFKDDIAECRTFVFLHELEALYRQNLIKGGDLTNAIVIVDREVQDGELDHLSQLLSKPKVSVNKSKGILNNVDLHYPNEMARHKLLDLIGDLALVGRPIKAQILAARPGHAANVALAKKIKKLIKSGKGDIPQYDPNKAPVFDINQIGQLLAHRYPFQMIDKIIALDENSVVGVKNVTINEQFFLGHFPGNPVMPGVLQLEAMAQTGGILVLTSVPDPDNYWPYLIGIDACRFRRNVFPGDTVIFKCEFTSPMKRGIVKMSGRGYVAGQLVCEADMIASLVKKK, from the coding sequence ATGAACGAAAAACAACAAACCATTTCCAAGTCTGTATCTGTAACAGGAGTGGGTTTACATACTGGTGTGGTGGCTACAATGACATTTGTACCAGCCCCTGCCAACCACGGATACAAGTTTCAACGCATTGATTTACCCGACCAGCCAATTGTAGATGCAGATGTCGACAATGTTGTCGATCTGTCGCGCGGAACAACCATTGAACAAAACGGAGCAAGAATCCATACAGTTGAGCATACGCTTGCAGCATTAGTGGGTTTACAAATTGACAACGTGCTCATCCAGCTTGACGGCCCTGAGCCGCCGATCATGGATGGAAGCTCTATCAAATTCGTAGATGCATTGCTCGACGCGGGCATCGAAGAACAAAATGCGTACAGGAATTATTTTGAAGTTCCTGAGTATGTGCATTATATGAATAAAGAAACGGATACGGAACTTGCTGCATTGCCGCTTTCTGATTATCGCCTGACCGTGATGGTCGACTATAATTCGACGGTGATCAGCAGCCAGCATGCATCCCTGAATGATATTACATTATTCAAAGACGATATCGCGGAATGCCGCACATTTGTATTCTTACATGAACTTGAAGCGTTATACAGGCAAAACCTGATAAAAGGTGGCGATCTGACGAATGCAATTGTGATTGTAGACAGAGAAGTGCAGGATGGCGAACTGGACCATCTTTCGCAGCTTTTAAGTAAACCAAAAGTAAGCGTAAACAAGTCAAAAGGCATCCTGAACAACGTGGACCTGCATTATCCGAACGAAATGGCGCGGCACAAGCTGCTGGACCTGATCGGGGATCTTGCACTGGTAGGCCGCCCGATTAAGGCGCAGATATTAGCTGCCCGCCCGGGACATGCTGCCAATGTTGCTTTGGCAAAGAAAATCAAGAAGCTGATTAAATCCGGCAAAGGAGATATTCCACAATATGATCCCAATAAGGCGCCGGTTTTTGACATTAACCAGATCGGACAGCTGCTGGCGCACCGTTATCCTTTCCAAATGATCGACAAAATCATTGCATTGGATGAAAACAGCGTAGTAGGCGTGAAGAACGTGACGATCAATGAGCAGTTTTTCTTGGGGCATTTCCCTGGAAACCCTGTAATGCCTGGTGTTTTGCAGTTGGAGGCGATGGCGCAGACGGGCGGCATCCTGGTTTTGACAAGTGTGCCCGACCCTGATAATTACTGGCCATATCTGATCGGAATTGATGCATGCCGCTTCCGCCGCAATGTATTCCCTGGGGATACGGTGATATTTAAATGTGAATTCACGTCTCCAATGAAAAGAGGGATCGTAAAAATGAGTGGCCGGGGATACGTAGCCGGACAGTTGGTGTGTGAAGCGGATATGATAGCAAGCCTGGTAAAGAAAAAATGA
- a CDS encoding RNA polymerase sigma factor — protein sequence MVTLSIIQEAQKKDTLAQRKVFELYGRMLFRLAKRYLVDQAKSEDAVSESFYIIFKKMDGCHFIAVPPFEMWMKQIVVHECLRILRKEKRFEVLTEQNHDSCSIDDATVECLTAAEIFRVIEGLPAGYRTVFNLHEIEGYSHTEIAELLEISPGTSKSQLSKAKNILQQKIIDLDPAYAKRKIV from the coding sequence TTGGTAACACTTTCCATAATCCAGGAAGCTCAAAAAAAGGATACTCTTGCACAGAGAAAGGTCTTCGAGCTTTACGGAAGAATGTTGTTTAGATTGGCTAAGCGCTATTTGGTCGACCAGGCCAAATCGGAGGACGCAGTATCTGAGTCTTTTTATATCATATTTAAAAAAATGGATGGCTGTCATTTCATTGCCGTCCCACCATTTGAAATGTGGATGAAGCAGATCGTCGTGCATGAATGCCTGAGGATTCTGCGGAAGGAGAAACGTTTTGAAGTGCTAACCGAGCAGAATCATGATAGCTGCTCAATCGACGATGCGACGGTTGAATGTCTGACTGCGGCGGAAATTTTCAGAGTAATAGAGGGCCTACCTGCGGGATACCGCACCGTATTCAACCTGCACGAAATTGAGGGTTACTCGCATACTGAAATTGCCGAATTGCTGGAAATAAGTCCGGGTACTTCGAAATCGCAGTTAAGCAAGGCGAAAAATATACTTCAACAAAAAATCATTGACCTGGACCCGGCTTATGCAAAACGAAAAATTGTTTGA
- a CDS encoding HD domain-containing protein, with protein sequence MNKRKIINDPVYGFISISSDLLYDLVDHPYFQRLRRIKQLGLADVVYPGALHTRFHHALGAMHLMTQALKVLQEKGHSISEPEIEAAQAAILLHDLGHGPFSHVLESVLLEHVAHESITLVMMKALNRQMDGRLNLAIQMFEGTYPRKFFHQMVSSQLDMDRMDYLNRDSFYTGVIEGSIGADRLIKMLDVSDDQLVVEEKGLLSIENFLHARRLMYWQVYLHKTLLSAQAMLTQILQRARELSESGATLFATPDFARFLHNNYSLEDFDIHQDLLESFNGLDDNDVWASVKGWRTHSDAVLSTLCKMLLNRKLFKITFYDSPPNEALLADLRSQLITSGIAEDQTDYFLVTGETTNWAYAKELDPIRVKMKNGLLLDIADASDIPTIKALTKIVRKYYVCWAKNVSLRG encoded by the coding sequence TTGAATAAAAGGAAAATAATAAACGACCCGGTTTACGGGTTCATATCCATTTCTTCCGATTTACTTTATGACCTGGTTGATCACCCGTACTTTCAGCGGTTAAGGCGGATCAAGCAACTGGGCCTGGCGGATGTAGTTTATCCCGGCGCGTTGCACACACGTTTCCATCACGCATTAGGTGCTATGCATCTCATGACCCAGGCGCTCAAAGTGTTACAGGAAAAAGGCCATTCCATTTCGGAACCTGAAATTGAGGCGGCGCAAGCGGCTATTCTCTTGCACGATTTGGGTCACGGACCGTTTTCGCATGTTTTGGAAAGTGTTCTTTTGGAGCATGTGGCGCACGAATCCATTACGCTGGTGATGATGAAAGCGCTCAACCGGCAAATGGACGGAAGACTTAACCTGGCAATCCAGATGTTCGAAGGAACCTATCCGAGAAAGTTTTTTCACCAGATGGTTTCCAGTCAGCTCGATATGGACCGGATGGATTATTTGAACCGCGACAGCTTTTATACCGGTGTGATCGAAGGTTCCATCGGTGCAGATCGGCTTATTAAGATGCTCGATGTAAGTGATGACCAGCTTGTAGTAGAGGAAAAAGGATTGCTCAGCATTGAAAATTTCCTGCATGCGCGCAGGCTTATGTATTGGCAAGTTTATTTACACAAAACACTGCTGAGCGCACAGGCAATGCTTACCCAGATTCTCCAAAGGGCCCGGGAATTGTCCGAAAGCGGCGCAACATTGTTTGCCACACCAGATTTTGCAAGGTTTTTGCACAATAATTATAGCCTGGAAGACTTTGATATACACCAGGATTTACTCGAATCGTTCAACGGTTTGGATGATAACGACGTATGGGCTTCTGTAAAGGGCTGGCGAACACACAGCGATGCGGTGTTGTCGACCCTTTGTAAAATGCTTTTGAACCGTAAATTATTCAAGATCACATTCTACGATTCGCCGCCAAACGAAGCACTGCTGGCCGATTTGCGGAGCCAGCTTATTACATCGGGCATTGCGGAGGATCAGACGGATTATTTTCTGGTAACAGGCGAAACAACCAACTGGGCTTATGCGAAAGAACTGGATCCGATCCGGGTAAAAATGAAGAACGGCTTACTGCTGGATATTGCCGATGCGTCCGACATCCCTACCATAAAGGCACTGACTAAGATTGTACGCAAGTACTATGTATGTTGGGCTAAAAATGTATCTTTGCGTGGTTAG
- a CDS encoding PadR family transcriptional regulator: protein MNRNYLGEFEELILLAVAVLDGQAYGVALLHELTEKNGRQVRLNQVHSALQRLEEKGMLRSAFGEPTSERGGKRKRLFTITALGQRTLHEIKEVRASFWSRLPNFPKLSITG from the coding sequence ATGAATAGGAATTATCTGGGAGAGTTTGAGGAACTCATTCTTTTGGCCGTCGCAGTGCTGGATGGACAGGCTTATGGGGTTGCCTTATTGCACGAGCTTACGGAGAAAAACGGAAGACAAGTGCGGCTTAATCAGGTCCACTCGGCTTTACAGCGTTTGGAAGAGAAAGGCATGCTTAGATCTGCTTTCGGCGAGCCCACTTCGGAGCGGGGTGGCAAAAGGAAACGGCTTTTTACGATAACTGCCTTGGGACAACGCACACTGCATGAGATTAAGGAAGTACGCGCCAGCTTTTGGAGCAGACTGCCAAACTTTCCTAAACTTTCAATTACTGGATAA
- the tsaD gene encoding tRNA (adenosine(37)-N6)-threonylcarbamoyltransferase complex transferase subunit TsaD: MNILAIESSCDETSAAVITNGKICSNVVATQLIHTQYGGVVPELASRAHQQHILPVVDKALKDAKVTKKDLDAIAFTKGPGLLGALLVGTSFAKSMALGLNIPLIEINHMQAHVLAHFIDDPKPAFPFLCLTVSGGHTQIVKVTGPLEMEIIGETKDDAVGEAFDKTAKLLDLPYPGGPLIDKYAALGNPHAYPFPLPEMPGLDFSFSGIKTSFMYFLQKQVRENPDFITQNINDICASIQFTLVDILLKKLKKASMETGIKEIAIAGGVSANSGLRMSLLQLGEKLGWKVYIPAFAYCTDNAAMIAMAAHYKFEANEFTDQTVSPLARMEF; this comes from the coding sequence ATGAATATCCTCGCCATTGAATCGTCTTGTGACGAAACCTCCGCAGCCGTAATCACTAACGGGAAAATCTGCTCCAATGTTGTTGCTACGCAACTGATTCACACACAATATGGCGGCGTTGTTCCCGAACTTGCTTCCCGTGCCCACCAGCAACACATTCTGCCTGTGGTAGATAAAGCGTTGAAAGATGCAAAAGTAACAAAAAAAGACCTGGATGCCATTGCTTTTACCAAAGGACCGGGTTTATTAGGTGCTTTGCTGGTGGGGACTTCGTTTGCCAAATCCATGGCGTTGGGGCTCAACATTCCTTTGATCGAAATCAACCACATGCAGGCGCACGTGCTGGCACACTTCATTGACGATCCTAAACCCGCGTTTCCGTTCCTATGCCTGACCGTAAGCGGCGGGCATACGCAAATTGTGAAGGTCACCGGCCCACTCGAAATGGAGATTATTGGCGAAACAAAAGACGACGCAGTAGGTGAAGCATTCGATAAAACAGCCAAATTACTCGACCTGCCCTATCCGGGTGGACCATTAATTGATAAATACGCAGCGCTGGGAAACCCTCATGCCTATCCGTTTCCGCTTCCTGAAATGCCTGGGCTGGATTTTTCTTTCAGCGGGATTAAAACTTCGTTTATGTATTTTCTGCAAAAACAGGTAAGGGAGAATCCGGATTTTATCACTCAAAATATCAATGATATCTGTGCGAGCATCCAATTTACATTGGTGGATATTCTTTTGAAAAAACTCAAAAAGGCATCGATGGAAACCGGGATCAAGGAAATCGCCATTGCGGGTGGCGTTTCTGCTAACTCGGGATTGAGGATGTCGCTGCTTCAATTGGGAGAGAAACTGGGCTGGAAGGTGTACATTCCAGCCTTTGCATATTGCACGGATAATGCGGCCATGATTGCGATGGCGGCACATTACAAGTTTGAAGCCAATGAGTTCACCGACCAAACAGTAAGTCCATTGGCGCGGATGGAGTTTTAA
- a CDS encoding MOSC domain-containing protein, translated as MRVSEIWIYPVKSLGGIRLKEAKTEKKGLQYDRRWLIIDENNTFITQRVFHQMALIDVALEKDGLKIFERNNPESNITVPYEPVSGETLSVKVWDDVVEAVTVMDEADVWLSSQLGQNVRLVMMPESTERKADPKYAQNGEIVSFADGYPFLVISQASLDDLNTRLDEPISMIRFRPNFVITETLPFEEDQWKRIRIGDLDFEIVKPCARCVLTTVDPATGQKGAEPLKTLASYRRINNKVLFGQNLVASNFGIIREGDALEVVE; from the coding sequence ATGCGTGTATCAGAAATTTGGATCTATCCGGTCAAGTCCCTGGGTGGGATTAGGCTGAAAGAAGCTAAAACAGAAAAAAAGGGATTGCAATATGACCGTCGTTGGCTGATCATTGATGAAAACAACACCTTTATAACGCAGCGTGTTTTCCATCAGATGGCACTGATTGATGTTGCACTGGAAAAGGATGGGTTAAAAATATTTGAGCGGAATAATCCTGAAAGCAACATTACGGTTCCTTATGAGCCTGTGTCTGGTGAAACTTTGTCCGTCAAGGTCTGGGATGATGTTGTGGAGGCTGTTACTGTAATGGACGAAGCAGATGTGTGGCTTTCTTCTCAACTGGGGCAGAACGTAAGGCTGGTCATGATGCCTGAATCGACCGAGCGAAAAGCGGATCCAAAATACGCCCAAAACGGTGAAATCGTGAGTTTCGCAGATGGTTACCCGTTTCTTGTTATTTCTCAGGCTTCACTGGACGATCTCAACACCCGGCTCGACGAACCGATTTCAATGATCCGCTTTCGTCCCAATTTCGTTATAACTGAAACGTTACCATTCGAAGAAGATCAATGGAAGCGAATCCGAATTGGAGACTTGGATTTTGAAATTGTAAAACCCTGCGCCCGCTGCGTGCTTACCACTGTAGATCCCGCCACCGGGCAAAAAGGCGCTGAACCGCTAAAAACACTGGCAAGTTACAGGCGCATTAATAATAAGGTTTTATTCGGGCAAAACCTGGTGGCCAGCAACTTTGGGATTATTAGGGAAGGGGATGCACTGGAAGTTGTGGAGTGA
- the lpxD gene encoding UDP-3-O-(3-hydroxymyristoyl)glucosamine N-acyltransferase, which produces MKFTVSEIAQMLDGTIVGNEKITIDSAAKIEEGRPGCISFLANSKYEPYIYTTQSSAVIVSKDFVPKKEISATLIYVENAYTAFTILLEEYQKRIANGKSGIEQPSFIGENSQVGENCYRGAFSYIGKNCVIGDSVKIYPNTYLGDNIEIGDNSIIHPGVRIYDNTIIGRNCVIFANTVIGGDGFGFAPQADGTYKTIPQLGNVIIEDDVSVGSNSTIDCATMGSTIIRKGVKIDNLVQIAHNVEIGKNTVIAAQSGISGSTTVGEQCVVAGQVGIVGHITIANKTKIGAQSGLGKSIKKEGLSLSGSPARDLNEHLRSMALVRRLPEIEERLKDLENKHETSDFQGQ; this is translated from the coding sequence ATGAAATTTACTGTCAGCGAGATTGCTCAAATGCTTGATGGAACCATTGTTGGAAATGAAAAAATTACAATTGATTCGGCTGCTAAAATTGAAGAAGGGCGTCCGGGGTGTATTTCCTTTTTAGCCAATAGTAAATACGAACCTTACATATATACGACACAATCTTCCGCAGTAATTGTAAGCAAGGATTTTGTTCCTAAAAAAGAGATTTCGGCTACACTTATCTATGTCGAAAACGCTTACACTGCATTCACTATCCTGCTCGAAGAATATCAAAAGCGCATTGCCAACGGTAAATCCGGCATAGAACAACCCAGTTTTATTGGAGAAAACAGTCAGGTTGGTGAAAATTGTTACCGTGGTGCTTTTTCCTACATTGGCAAAAACTGCGTGATCGGTGACAGCGTTAAAATTTATCCTAACACTTATCTGGGCGATAACATCGAAATTGGTGATAATTCCATCATTCATCCCGGCGTGCGTATTTACGACAATACGATCATCGGTAGAAATTGTGTGATTTTTGCCAATACAGTCATTGGAGGCGATGGTTTTGGTTTTGCACCACAGGCAGACGGGACTTATAAAACAATCCCGCAGCTTGGTAATGTAATCATTGAAGATGATGTGAGCGTTGGTTCTAATTCCACAATTGATTGTGCGACAATGGGTTCCACAATTATTCGGAAAGGCGTTAAAATAGACAATCTCGTGCAAATCGCACATAATGTAGAGATTGGAAAAAATACCGTAATTGCAGCCCAGTCCGGAATCTCGGGATCTACCACGGTAGGCGAACAATGTGTTGTTGCCGGGCAGGTTGGGATCGTAGGACATATTACGATTGCAAATAAAACCAAAATAGGTGCCCAGAGCGGCTTAGGGAAATCAATCAAAAAAGAAGGACTTTCACTATCCGGCTCGCCAGCCAGAGACTTGAACGAACATTTAAGGTCAATGGCGCTTGTTCGAAGGCTACCTGAAATAGAAGAAAGGCTTAAAGATCTGGAAAATAAACACGAAACATCCGATTTTCAGGGTCAATAG